DNA from Drosophila busckii strain San Diego stock center, stock number 13000-0081.31 chromosome 2R, ASM1175060v1, whole genome shotgun sequence:
CAAATGACATGgataaaaataaagtgaatTTAACAATTCAAAATAACACATTGAAGCTGAGGGACGATcattattttacatttgatCAATGGTTGATGCTTTACTGTACTTTACAGAAGAACAATTTTTCCAAtaaccataaaaaaaaaaaaggcaactcGAATGCCGCTTTTGCTATTGAATATCcaataaaaactattatttGCAAAGGAAGCTATGTTAAAAGCAATATTACTGTtctaaagcaaaaacattttccAGATTGTAAAATAAGGATAATGGACACTAACTTTGTTGTTAAGAGTCTTGATAAATTTCGTTCGTTCGGagatatttcaaaaatgtgtAGTAAACAAGGTCTTTtcacattaataaataatggaAAGGGCATGTATTTAGTTGGATTGAATTGCAAATGTAGTCAAACTCTTACGACtcagtttaataattttaaaatatcagCTAGCATATTGCCTGggaaaaacttaataaaattttttaatgtacattattttgaaaacaaaattaacacaCATGACAATGGTATAATTGACACtacaataaaatactttataagtaataattatcaaattacttcacaaatggcaaaagctAACACACCTGGATTTTTGACTACATCGACGGAAACGACTCCAACATCTCAAAACGAAATAAGCGACATTACTTTAACAACCCGATCCCCATATGGTTCAAGTGAAGAAAATTCTacagcaattacaacaacgaCAGAATCAATTTATCATAATCTTCAGAACTATTTAATCTGTATTAATTCTGACAAGGAAACGTTTATGAATTCATCTGTATCTTACGATGCATATATTAgcattgtatataataatgaTACGAAAATTACCTATATAATTCTATCACAGATTCGAAGCGAAGATTTTCAACTTCTATACTTTTCTAatccaaataaaattaactttgtCAACATGGAAACGATCGCGGCTACTACCGAGGGAGAGATAACAGTGCCTATAGAACACTTGGACTGTAATACTGcctatgttttttgtttaatgataGATAACGATTATACTTCGCCATTCAACTGTCCGTCATACTATACTGGGATCTGTACACAAAAACAGTTGAGTTGGGTTAAGGACAACTGTTTCTTAATTATAAGTGTTACCCTAGGcggtatttttttatttgcaatattagGAATGTTCACAATGTACGTTGCACTCTGGCTACGACCAACTTGGCTCCTAAAGAGTAAACAGCTGTTGCGTCCATCTACAAACTCACCCAGAATAAGTTTTGTGTGTAAAGATGATGACAAACGTCCTAACGGAGGGTTACGGTGAGAAacgtatattaatttatttagaatttcttgtttatataaataattttagcagaAGTTCCGATTCAAAGAGCACTGTTACTGAATATGAAGCTTACTATCGACACTTGAAAAAGGCAACACTTCGGCTGACAgaatcaaataaatacaatatccCGCCTCAAGAGCATGCACCTTTAAAGCCGCCTGTCGAGTGTCCAAAAAGTTCCCTACGCCCAGACACATATGTCTATGAATCTTTTGATCTGTATGaagaattattataattggGCAGAAGAAAATCGATTTCTGACAAATTCATTCTTTCAACTTagattatttcttttaaaatttatttgtatagtaAAATGCTTATTCATAAGAAATGACGAACAATAAAAGTTAAGAAAATATTGATGTTAAGTAATgtaacaaatatgcaaaataagaaaaaaaaaaaaataattccaTATTACACTTACACTAACTGTGGATTTTTTAATGAACATTAATATTGTAGCGCAAATGTTAGGTGCCGCAAATGTCTGGTGTGTGGTActaccactaagcatacaagtTGTATGCTACATAACATAGAGGCGTCTAATCGACTAAAAACttgttgaataaaatttttgtacgATTGAGCCCCAGGCATACTTCGTGAAGTTTCGTGCTGAAGTCGCGACCCGAAGACTAATTGCCGAAATCAAACCAGGGTTGCACACATCATTGCCTAAGTTTTAATGAgcaattttgaataaaaagagccgacatttgtatttattatttatttagatttttactttttttaaaataataaataataatataaaaataaaaaaacataacaaaatatttttcttcaaTGAAACAACTTAACAGCTAAGGCTTACTTGGTAATTTAAGTCATTCTGAGACCAATCatattcagtttttttttaagtcttTGGTAGAGTAAATGTACATGATTTCTTTACTTACTTGTCcattttgcacaatttattttcgcaCACTTTGAGACACCACAATCACCGCCAAATTTAGAAACACGTGTGAAAGTTACCATACCAATACACTTGTTTAGAGCTACCATACCAGCGGAACAATTTAGTTTCGATCTGGCACTTTTAGGTTTCagaccagagaacggcaagagtgcacacaccactaaaaacacaacgcgtacacccatggtagtactgccacaGCACAAGCGAAATTTGGAtcagaccacaatgcaattacttgtgcgtataaaaatgatttcagcagcattttgtgcgcaggcaattctttcccgaagcaaaatacaagaaaaatgtcaaaatatttctgcgtggttctgtttcgctacctgctgtcgcgtcggcgtcgctgccaatgcagacagagcgagacagcaagcgatattgtttctcgcttatgcttatatgccagccgatcgacCTCGCGaacatttcctttgcgcttgcttcgttgtggctaaaaacacaacggaccCTTTTCTCGGATCTCTCCGTGTGTTTGTGGCGCTGCTTTGTGCGCCcacaagcaatttttgttgtgtcaGTTCGCGTATTTTTTCGCCGAGTTTGTCATTGTCGCTGTATGGTCCTCAccttgatttttgtgtgtgccaccattgtgattaaaaagtgccacaatttcCGTTCTCTGGTTGGTATATACAAACTTTCAAAAATGGATGTGAAGAAATTCGCAAAAAAGGTCATACAATTTTTCTGTGCTTCTGTTTCACTACCTGTTGTCGCGTCGGCGCCGCTGCCagtgcagacagagcgagacagcaagcgagattatttctcgcttttgtttttaacagcCGATCGTATTTTGTGAGCAATCGGCACTTTACTTTGGCCTTGACTTTCGGGATTTTACTGGTACATGCCTTGTCTTGTGTATGTGAGTATGCGCTTATGCCCCTGTGTTGTGTGAGGGTACATACTCATACCCATGATTTGTGGGTGCTATGGTGCTTAAAAAGTTACACCCGTCTCTGCCCTCTGGATGAAATTGATTTACTATACATTGAAAATAAGAACATCGACTAATGGATTTTCGCATCGATATTCTTACAGATCTAGTAGGGACTGTAACggttttaatttacaaaacaaatgattttatatatatttatatatatatatatatgtatattttttttatttatgactgtttatttgttagttACTTATAGAGTTGTAAACTATGCATTCGAGCAGGGCCGTCCAAATGCTGGATAGGGAAGAGCATATCACCAATACACTGATAAGAAAACACTAACAAAGTATAGATCccgttaactcaattttattttatacactgcactatggtcccaaagtcgatttatttttggcataaagtctACTAATAAAGCTAGGGACTTGAAATTTGGCATGactttatttagaatattttagaattttgtattttcttttaaatttaaatttttataatttctattgTTGGAAAACGCCAATTCACCGCGCACATAGTactaattttcaacaattttcggTTAAAAATTCACCTGCTACATGTGAGTTTTTCTCGAAAAGGGCGAAAAACTATTAGTGCACGGTGAAATACGATACTTATAAGAACAAACGTACGTTATAAGATTTTCTCAGTAAGCCTCAGCTTGTTAGTTATACACTGCGAAAAGTAGAGAAcgaatttaagttttttacaCAAAACCACATAAGcaatacacgcatacacaacTAAAAAACTAGAACTTCCCATTAAAATACTATTCAAAATAGATAATACATACCTTTATCTTCATTTTACATtgttaaattactttaattgacgcaaaaatatttaattgtgacAAAACCTAAAATCATgtgaaagaaaataatttttttttttgttttaagccatgtatttactttaagattgcataagcaaaaagtcaaaaattgaaatttcgaCTTTATGCCCAAAAAAATCGACTTTGGGACCATAGTGTACTGAAAAGAAATTAGGCATCATCTACTTCTTCAAAGTTTGCGCAGGCAACGCTAATTTCGTGTATCCAGTGCAATCTGTttcctttttgctgtttttttttttttaagagcaCACATTTcgccaaagcaacaaagttCGCAAAAAATTTTTCGACACAACAAGAAACACATGAAATTGTTGCCGCTCTGCTCGCACGAGACaagaaaaaatatgaaaaattgtttgtgtattttgcaTTGGCATATGGCCGGAGCACGTATATACATGCATTTGCTCTTCCTATACTCAAcggcaattacaaaaacaaaggAGCACACTGAGCAAAgggcttggacgcccctgCATTTGAGCATGTGATgatataaagcaaatttgttgtgccTGAGTTAAGAAAGGTTTTTAATGAGACTTCATTCAACCGCCATTCTAATGTAAAATGAGccgcaaaaaaaatttgaggAAAGCTTACCATTATTAAATCTTTTTCATTGAACAGTTACAATTCAGTTTACAacgttattttaaaattggtGAATAAAATTGTGTACAATAAAGAATTGTGTATCTACATTGTTTATACACAGTTTTATTCAACAATGTCTCCAAAACGAAAAGTACTTGGCCGTTCAGCACCTCAAGCACGGAAGATGAGAACACTACGAATCTAAGGATCAGACAAGGATCAGACAAGCAacgaacttttttttttttttttaactttttattgaatcttatcttaaattgagactaacaataagtatacaaatcttataactaaacattatctaacagtttctctaaactgttttaggattgcactttcctagattctatcgctggttggtaggtcgttacgacgcagacgggAGTGGCAGAACAAGACCTTGTTAGTCGTCGCGCGAGGTGATTAGGAAGCGagaaagcttgctgtagtaatttaccttgtgttcagctattacatctctgactggttgaataaTAAGTGCTTTTgtgtatgttttcgtttcgaacgtaccacggtTCCCGGTGAATAGTTTCTATAGGTTTTTGCATGGACTCTCTGGACACATATCTATATTGCTTTGCTGGCGtccccatagttgggagccataAAGGTCAGATGGGCTTAAGTGGGATGTAGAGGCAGGTACCTGATATTCAAGGCTGAGAGAAGACCGAGCGTTGATAACccagtggaggctattggctttAAGTTTTAGTTCGTTCTCTTTgcttcgatgtgcctacgccatgtgagtcttctTCGAGTGTCTCAAGATACGTCACTTCCGTTTGGCTTGcgggagtgcggaattgtttagtgtgaaCGGTGGACAATTTTGCCTGTTAGGTAAATCTAcatgttgctttttttgttcgTTACTTTTTATTCGCCAGTTCCAGAGGCCTTTCTCCACTTCGACAAATGAAGACCGTTGCGCTGCTCTTGCATAGGGCAACCCTCGAACGCTGAGATGCTGTATTCTTCAGCAAAAGTAGATTTGTTAGTCGTTCTACCTTGTTGGAaatatctgctgtgtaaaggacCTATAAGTGTGGTCAAGTACGCTGCCTATGGACTTCCAGACTCTGGGACTAGCAAGAATAGCATCTCACTCGCAACTTTCCTGTCATATAGTACGTACTCTAATAATTTGCGTGCTATATTAGGAAGCGTTGCTCTGATCTATGCGTTAGTccttctagccagactctatcgaatgcttgggatacatctaagaatattgcagtgcaatattctcggttttcgaatgcgcttcttatttcagatgttatgcGATTAACCTGCTCGATAGAGCCGTGTTTTTCACGAAACCCAAATTTATGTGATGAGTTTTTGTTAtggattcttagatatggatttacccgagtcagcaagcatttttcaaagagtttttttgggttcaactgatttttgagGATGTGTGCGATTTCGTTTGGGCAAAATTCCATTAGCTcttgttgaagctgagagtcacttgttaatgttggtattgtgaatgaatttgtggcaggacttggctgaaacacattttcaagGTGTCCTGCTGTTTTGGCTCTGTCTTTATCACTGCGGGCCCAGCCGCTTAGTTGGTTTCTTATAGGCATCACAGTTTCTGTTCGTGGGCATAGAGTTGTCCACAGTGAGTTTGTTTGGACTCTAGTGTTTTGATAAGGCTGTCGATATCATCTTTAACGTTAAGTACAGGATTTAGCGTAATGTGTGAGCTTATATATTTCCTAACATTTCCCATTGGTTTGTGGAAGTCATTAAGCGGTTGATTATAGTTACGGATACTGAGTAAATTAATAGGACGAGTGGGAGTGTCCAGATAAGAATCTGAGAGACTATCGCACTGATCAAATTGgaggtatatttttggtaCTTGCGAAGTCTATAAGGTCCCGTTTATTGGGTCTGTTGGACCAGTCATGTGTCTACAGGGGAAACGTAGTCGAgcttgttgctggcttttataattgcattatagagcTGATTTCCTTTCCACTGCTTTccccagtgtgtgtgctttgcattgtagtctTCTGCTGCATGAAATGGTCTCCTAGTGGGTCGAAGAACTGCATGACTCTCCTTCAGTTATGGTGAAACGAGGGGGGCAATATACTGCGGTTAGAGTAAGTTGTTTACCACtatccagttttattctttatgttgtggcttgtaaataattttctgcgagCTCCTTGTAACGGTGATCGCTTGATACGGGTTTTCTGATCAGGATACCCAGTCCACCGTGTGCCTTGCCATCGGGATGGTTTGTTGCATAGAATTGTGTAGCCTcttaaattgaagttatatttgttggtcagatgtgtttctgacaatagcatgacgtcaaatgtgtttgtcgagcaagaattgagataactcaagtttatgctgtgaaacgccattagcattccACGTGGATATACGAAGAGtagccattgattatttggactgatgtgatactaacatttgtatcaagagattctgattacgcattaaatcttgcatagttgtccGCATGAAGGACATGAACTCCATAATGCTTTGTTGCAGGCTAGAGAAGTGCCTCAAAGGTTATTTTTGGTGTTCCATAGGCTGGTAATGGTTTGCCATATATATCTCAGAGTTAGGTGCTTTTTGGGTGCAATATTTGGCGCAGTGGACTCCAATCCTGATTTTAAAGCGCACAGGAAATGTCAAATTTTTCCTTGTTGAGGATCCGGAGCCAAGCGACGATCTGGTTGCCGACGAGAAGAAGAGTCTGGGTGTGATTTAGATGGTGTACAGCCGTACATTGCAGAGCGCGGCGTGGTGACTCGCTGGTGGATTCGCCTTTTTAACTCCTTAATATAATTGGCAACCTCTTTAGTTAGCTGTGTGATTACCACCGCAATTGCTGCATCTCTTAGTACAAGAATCGTCTTTGCTTGCTGGGCGGTGTGCGGAGTCGTGAAGCTGTCCACAAACTACGCACACCGGGCGGAGTGTGCAGTATAACTGTGTGTGACCGAATTCTtgacaattcatacattgAACAGGGCCGTTGCGTTTATGTGGTTCTTCTACAGTGATTCTACAATGCGgtagaaactgaagtttgtacatacttcatttttttaagagaattgttgtctggctccaGTTCTTCCTTGAAGAGCGGTTGAGGCTTCTTATCCTTGTTTCAGATGTTGAAGATTGTTTCAGCGTTAAAACCTTTATCATGTAGGGCCTGAGTTATTTCTGCTTTTTCATTGATacgtgtaaaaattcattttaatgtcGTTTAGATGCTTGGATAATATTCTATAGCTTTCTTCTGACttcgtttgaacttttgtttcacgAATATTACCCCGTACAAGGGTAAATTATGTGGAAGTTGTCTTGTCCAATGAGCTCTATAATTTTGCTCACAAGGGCATTGGAACTTTTCTCCCGTATATATATCGgaggtggctttggcttcttttCAACGCCTTCTTCGGGCGGCAGATCATCTGAGTTGTCTGCtagaatttgaaatctattggtggtgttaagtttttcgcttgaagctgctttcatATTGCTGTGGGTCATTTTCGCTCTTGGCATTAGGGGGCTTAACTTCcgctttaatttgaatgtagcgaTCCATTCCAGTCTGCACGAGCGGGGCATCGCTTGCGTTGTTAGTCGAGGAGTTGGtatttggttgcttttgttttgattgttgattcataCGGGGGCTTTTCTTCCGATGACACAAAGGGAGCGAGTGTTGCCAACGATGGGATTGAGCGGGCGACCGATACCGttcggttgttgttgtagttgctg
Protein-coding regions in this window:
- the LOC108602567 gene encoding uncharacterized protein LOC108602567 isoform X1, producing MAKANTPGFLTTSTETTPTSQNEISDITLTTRSPYGSSEENSTAITTTTESIYHNLQNYLICINSDKETFMNSSVSYDAYISIVYNNDTKITYIILSQIRSEDFQLLYFSNPNKINFVNMETIAATTEGEITVPIEHLDCNTAYVFCLMIDNDYTSPFNCPSYYTGICTQKQLSWVKDNCFLIISVTLGGIFLFAILGMFTMYVALWLRPTWLLKSKQLLRPSTNSPRISFVCKDDDKRPNGGLRRSSDSKSTVTEYEAYYRHLKKATLRLTESNKYNIPPQEHAPLKPPVECPKSSLRPDTYVYESFDLYEELL
- the LOC108602567 gene encoding uncharacterized protein LOC108602567 isoform X2, giving the protein MAKANTPGFLTTSTETTPTSQNEISDITLTTRSPYGSSEENSTAITTTTESIYHNLQNYLICINSDKETFMNSSVSYDAYISIVYNNDTKITYIILSQIRSEDFQLLYFSNPNKINFVNMETIAATTEGEITVPIEHLDCNTAYVFCLMIDNDYTSPFNCPSYYTGICTQKQLSWVKDNCFLIISVTLGGIFLFAILGMFTMYVALWLRPTWLLKSKQLLRPSTNSPRISFVCKDDDKRPNGGLRSSDSKSTVTEYEAYYRHLKKATLRLTESNKYNIPPQEHAPLKPPVECPKSSLRPDTYVYESFDLYEELL